From Streptomyces sp. SAI-135:
CCGGGAGCCGTCTCGTGCTCTGGCAGGACGGTCACGGCAGGCTCGCCACCGCTCCCCCGAGCCCGCGGGAGGCCGCCGTCGAGGCAGGTGTCCTGGGCGCCCTCGCCGGACTCGGCCTCACCGGCGCCGTCCACGCCACGGGAGCCCTCGTGCGCCGGCGGCTCGACCGGCGGCGGGTCGAGGCATGGGGACGGGAGTGGGACCTGGTCGGCCCGCGGTGGGGACACCGGACCGGCTGAGGCGCACACCGAACGGCAGCCGACACCTGGCAGGAGGCACGCTCATGCAGAAGCCCTCGCACCGTTTCGCCGAGATCGTGCTCGGTGTGGACGCCCGCGAGCCCGCCGCGGCCGCCCTCCGCCTCGCCTTCGACTGCGCCCTGCTGTGGGGCGCGCGTCTGCGTGCCGTGCACGCGTGGCGGTACCCCTCCTGCGCGGCCGAACTGCCCTTCGGCATCCCCGAGGAGGACCGCGGCGTCTGGGAGGACCACGAGGTGCAGCTGCTGTCCGACGCGCTGCGGCCGTGGCGGGAGAAGTATCCCGAGGTGCCCGTCCTGGAGGACGTGCGGCACCTGCCGCCGGCCGATGCCCTGGTCCGGCAGTCCACGGACGCGGAACTGGTGATCGTGGGCCGCGGGCGCGACGGTCGGCTCGGCGCCGTGGCGCGCAACGTCCTGCGTGACGCCGCGGGCCCCGTCGTCGTGGTGCCCGTACAGGGCCGGATGGCCTCCGTTCTGTAGGCCATCCCCGGCCATGGGCCCGGTTGCCGGTCCGTGGAGCGGTTCAGTTCCCGACCGGGACCCGCCACACCAGCGTCGTGCCGCCCGTCGCGGGGCAGTCGATGGTCAGGTCTCCGCCGTACCCCTCGGCGCGGTCGGCGAGGTTGCGCAGCCCGCTGCGGCGGCCCTCGGCCGGGATGCCCACTCCGTCGTCGGACACGGTCAGCCGTACCTCACGCCCGTCGGTCTCCAGGACGACGTCCGCGCGGCCGGCGCGCGCGTGGCGGGCCACGTTGGTCAGCGCCTCGGAGAGCACGGCGATCACGTCGTCGGCGATCTCCCGGGGCACGTCCGTGTCGACCAGGCCCTCCATCCGGATGCTGGGAGCGAAGCCCAGCACCGTAGCCGCCTCCCCGACCACCCGGACCGCCCGGGCCCGCAGCCCCGACCCGGCCCCGCCCTCCCGCGAGCGCAGCCCGAAGATCGTGGACCTGATGATCTTGATGGTCTCGTCCAGGTCGTCCACCGCGCGCACGACCCGCTCCGAGGCCTCGGCGTGCTCGATCAGACGGCCGGCGCTCTGCAACGTCATGCCGGTGGCGAAGAGCCGCTGGATGGCCAGGTCGTGCAGATCACGGGCGATCCGGTCGCGGTCCTTGAGCACCGCGATCTCCTCGGCGTCCTGGCGGCGCTCGGCCAGCTCCATCGCGACCGCGGCCTGCGCGGCGAAGCCCCGCAAGGGCTCGATCTCCTTGTCGGTGAACGGCGTCCGGCCGGTCTCCCGCACCAGCAGGACGACCCCGCGCACCCCTTCCGTGCCCGAACCGATCGGCACCGCGACCGCCGGACCCAGCCCGCCGAAACGCTCCGCGGCACCCGCGACCCGCTCGTCACGGGAGACGTCCGCGCTGGTGACCGGAGACGCTCCGGTGAAGGCGTGCCCGATGAGACTGCCCTCGACCGGGAGCACGAGCCCGCGGTGGGCCTCGGCCTCCGTGCCGACGGCCAGTTCCACGGTGAGCGAGTCGGTGTCCGGCATGGGCATCGCGACCAGCGCGAGGGCGGCGCCGGTGTTCTCCCGGGCCCGGTCCGCGATCGGCCGCAGCACCTCCGCCCGCGCACCGCCGGACATCAGACGGTGGGTGATCTCCGCGTTGGCCCGCAGCCAGCGCTCGCGCAGCCGGGAGTCCTCGTACAGGCGCGCGTTGTCGATGGCCACACCGGCGGCCACCGCCAACGTGGACAGCACCGCCTCGTCCTCCTCGTCGAACTGCGCACCGCCCCGCTTCTCCGTCAGGTACAGGTTGCCGAAGACCTGCTCACGCACCCGGATCGGGACGCCGAGGAAGGTGTTCATCGGCGGGTGGTGGGGCGGGAAGCCATAGGAAGCGGAGTGGTCGGAGAGCTTGCTCAGCCGCAGCGGCTCGGGGTGGCGGATGAGCTCCCCGAGGATGCCGTGCCCCTCCGGATACGGTCCGATCTCCGCGATCTGCTCGTCGGAGACGCCCACGGTGTGGAAGGCGGAGAGCCGTTTCCCGTCGGGGCCGATCACGCCGAGGGCCGCGTACTGGGCGTCCACCAGCGCGGCGGCCGCCTCGACGATGCTGTGCAGCGCCTGCTCCAGATCCAGTTCGCGGCCGACCGAGAGCACGGCCTCCAGAAGGCTGTGCACCCGGTCGCGGGTGCCGCGGGCCGCGTCCAGACGGGCCTGCAGCTCCTCCAACAGCTCGTCCAGCCTCAGCTGCGGCAGCCTGACACGAGCCTCCGCGGTTTCCTGCGAGCCACCCACCTGCGATCCTCCCGATCCCCTGCGCCGGCCACGTGCCGTCACATGCCACGGTAATGGTCCGCACGGTGACGGCGGTACGGATCAGGGTGAGCAGCTCGTCCGGGGCCCCCACCCCCACCGGGGCCGTAAGGCCACCGACTCAGGGCCGACCGGCCCTGGTGGCATCGGTGCCGAACGGTTCGAATGGTCTGATCGCACCCGACGTTCCCTCACCCACATACGGAAACCGTCATGTATGTCGACAACGCCCGGCCGGTTCCGGCCGAACCACGCCGAAGCATCGGGATCGACAGCGCCGAGGCGCTGCGACTGCTGGGCAGCGTGTCCGTCGGGCGGATCGTGTTCACCCAGCACGCGCTGCCGACGATCCGCCCGGTCAACCACGTCCTGATCGACGGCGACATCGTCATCCGTACGCACGCCGGCGCGGCCCTGACCTCGCGGACCCGGCAGGCCCCGCAGGCGGGAGTCGTCGTGGCCTACCAGGCCGACGCCATCGACCCGGACACCCACCTCGGCTGGAGCGTGGTGGTCACCGGGTATGCCCACCTGGTCACGGAACCCGCCGAACTGGCCCGGTACCAGGCGCTGTTGCGCCCCTGGGTGGACCGGACCATGGACTACGCGGTCCGTATCCACCCCGATCTGGTCACCGGCCTGCGTCTCACCGCGGCCAAGGCCTGATCCGTCGCCCCGACGCCCGGGGCCGGGCGACGGGGCGGGGCCCCTCAGCCGTCCCAGGTCCAGTCGGCGACCTCGGGCAGGTCCGTGCCGTGGGCGCGGATCCAGTCGTGGTGCCGCAGCCGCGCGTCCTCCATCCGCTGCCGTACGGCGGCGGCCCGCACCGCCAGGCCCGGGACCCGGTCGATGACGTCCATCACCAGCCGGTACCGGTCGAGGTCGTTGCGGACCACCATGTCGAACGGCGTGGTGGTCGTACCGATCTCCTTGTAACCGCGTACGTGCAGGTGCGCATGGCCGGCCCGGCGGTAGGCCAGGCGGTGGATCAGCCAGGGATAGCCGTGGTAGGCGAAGATCACCGGCTTGTCACGGGTGAAGAGGGCGTCGTACTCGGCGTCCGGCATGCCGTGCGGGTGCTCCTCCTGCGGCAGCAGGCGGGCCAGGTCGACGACGTTGACCACCCGGACGGCCAGGTCGGGCAGGTGCCGGCGCAGCAACTGGACGGCTGCCAGAACCTCCTGGGTGGGCACGTCACCCGCGCAGCCGAGGACCACGTCCGGCTCCCGGCCGCCGTCCTCGGTCCCGGCCCAGTCCCAGATCCCGGCGCCGCGCGCACAGTGCACACGGGCCTGGTCCATGGACAGCCAGTCGAAGCAGGGCTGCTTGCCGGCGACCACGACGTTGACGTAGTCGCGGCTGCGCAGCACGTGGTCGGCGACGGACAGCAGGGTGTTGGTGTCCGGCGGCAGGTAGACGCGGACGGCTTCGGGGCTCTTGTTGAGGATGTGGTCGACGAAGCCGGGGTCCTGGTGGGAGAAGCCGTTGTGGTCCTGGCGCCAGACGTGCGAGGTGAGCAGGTAGTTGAGGGAGGCGATGGGTGCGCGCCAGGGCAGCCGGCGGGTGGTGCGCAGCCACTTGATGTGCTGGTTGACCATCGAGTCGACGATGTGCACGAACGCCTCGTAGCAGGAGAACAGTCCGTGCCTGCCGGTCAGCAGATAGCCCTCCAGCCAGCCCTGGCAGGTGTGTTCGGAGAGGATCTCCATCACCCGGCCGTGCCGCTCCAGGTGTTCGTCGACGGGCAGGGTCTGCGCCTGCCAGGCCTTGCCGCTCGCCCCGTACACGGCCTGGAGCCGGTTGGAGGCGGTCTCGTCCGGGCCCACGATCCTGAAGTCGCGGCGCTCGCGGGTCCGGTGCATGACGTACTCCAGCACGTCGCCCAGGACGCGGGTGGGTTCGTGCATCGTCGCGCCCGGCTTGTCGACCTCGACGGCGTACGACTCCAGTTCGGGCAGCGGCAGTTCGCGCACCAGCAGTCCGCCGTTGGCGTGCGGTGTCGCGCCGAGCCTGCGGGTGCCCTCGGGCACACAGGACAGCACCTGCTCGGAAGGGCGTCCCTGGTCGTCGAACAGTTCCCGCGGGTGATAGGAGCGCAGCCACGCCTCCAGCTGCCGCAGGTGCTCGGGGTTGTCCCGGACGGCGGACAGCGGGACCTGGTGGGAGCGCCAGGTGCCCTCGACCGGGAGGCCGTCGACCTCGGCGGGGCCGGTCCAGCCCTTCGGGGTGCGCAGGACGATCACCGGCCAGTGGGCGCGCTGGGTCACCCCGTCCTCGCGGGCGCTGCTCTGGATCGCGTCGATGCGCTCCAGGGCGTCGTCCATGGCGGCGGCCATGGCCCGGTGCACGGTCATGGGGTCGTCGCCGGTGACGTGGATCGGCGCGTGGCCGTAGCCGCGCAGCAGTTCGTCGAGTTCGGCCTCGGGGAGCCGGGCGAGGACGGTCGGGTTGGCGATCTTGTAGCCGTTGAGGTGCAGGATCGGCAGGACCGCTCCGTCGTGGACGGGGTCGAGGAACTTGTTGGAGTGCCAGGACGCGGCCAGCGGGCCGGTCTCCGCCTCGCCGTCCCCGATCACGCAGGCGACGAGGAGGTCCGGGTTGTCGAGGGCGGCCCCGTAGGCGTGCGACAGGGAGTAGCCCAGCTCGCCGCCCTCGTGGATCGAACCGGGGGTCTCCGGGGCCACATGGCTGGGCACACCGCCGGGGAACGAGAACTGCCGGAACAGTCGCTCCATGCCGGCCGCGTCCCTGCTGACGTCGGGATAGGTCTCCGAGTAGGTGCCCTCCAGCCAGGAGTTGGCCAGTACGGCCGGACCGCCGTGGCCCGGCCCCCACACGCACAGGGCGTCCCGGCCGCGGGTCCTGATGATGCGGTTGAGATGGGTGTGCACGAGGTTCAGACCCGGGGAGGTGCCCCAGTGGCCGAGCAGCCTCGGCTTGACGTGCTCCGGGCGCAGCGGCTCGGTGAGCAGCGGGTTCGCCAGGAGGTAGATCTGGCCGACGGACAGGTAGTTGGCGGCGCGCCAGTGGGCGTCGAGGGCTTTCAGCTCGTCGTCGGTGAGCTCGGCGGATGCCTGCTTCGTGTCGACGGACATCGTGTTCCCTTCCGGGGCGGTCTCAGGGCGGGCGTGCGCGCGAATCCGCACTCGACCACCTTCCTTCGGCGGGGGCGGTCCCCGACAGGGCCGTTCGGGCCACCCGGTGCAGCCGGGGGCCCCTATCGGGTCGGCACCACGACCACGGGACAGTGGGAACGGTGCAGGAGGGTGTGGCCGACCGTGCCGAGCCGGGGCTCGTCCGCGTGTCCGTGCCGGTGGGCTCCGACCACCACCAGGCCGGCCTGCCGTGTCGCCTCCAGCAGGGCGTGCGCCGGGGCGGTGCGGACCGTGAGGCTGTCGACGCCGACCCCGGTGTAGCGCCGGCGCAGCTCGGCCACGTCGAAGCGCGGGACGGCCTCCTCGGCCGCCTCACGCCGGGCGGCCTCCTGCTGCCCCCGGCTCGTCCCGGCGATCGGCGGCAGCTCGGGCGTCGTGTGCCGGTGGGTCCAGGCGTGCAGCACCCTGAGCCGGACACCCCGGCGCTCCGCCTCCTGGAAGGCGTAGGCCGCCGCGTCCGCGTCGCTGTCGCTCTCCAGGCCGAGCAGCACCTCGCGCCCGCCGTCGCACCGGTGGTCCCCGCGCACGACCAGGAGCGGGCCGTGCGTGTGGGCGGCGAGACGCAGGCTCACCGAGCCGAACACCGCGCCGGTGAACCGCCCGAGACCGCGGGTGCCGACGACGGTGAGGTCGGCGCCCTCGCTCTCCCGTGCCAGGGCCCGTACCGCGCTGCCCTGGGCGGACGCGGTCGTGACCGTCAGCCGCGGATGGTGATCGCGCATCCGTGCCTCGGCCGAGGCCAGAACCGGCTCCGCCTCGTCGCGGTCGGGCACCGCGTAGACGATGTGCAGGGCGGCCCCCCGCCGTTCGGCCTCCTCGGCCGCCCAGTCCAGTGCCCGTACGGCGATCAGTGAGCCGTCCACTCCGACGACCACACGTCGAGTCATGTCCTTGTCCCTTCTGTGCGCGAGGACCACGACGGCCCGCTGTCAGACGTGCAGCCGGGTGCCGTAGAGCGTGCGGCCGCCGGTGAGTTGCCGGCCTGTGACGAGTTCGGGCTCGATCCGCACGAACACCTCCTCGGGCGAGGGCGCCCAGGAGCGCGGCCCGACCCGGCACAGGCGCGCGTGCTCGGCGGGGTCGGTGACCACGTCGGCGCGGCCGGTGACGACAACGCTCCAGCCGGAGCGCGCGACCGCGTCGACCTCGTCCGTCTCGAAGGCGACCACCACGCCGTCGACCGCGCGCACCAGTTCCGAGTCCGCCGCCGTGCGCAGCAGCACCCCGCCCCTGTCGTCCAGGCAGAAGTTGACCGGCAGGACGGCGGGCAGGGCCTGGCGCGTGTGGACGATGCGGCCGACCGGGGTCCCCGCCATCAGGCGCAGGCACTCCTGCCGGTTCAGTTCACGGAATCCGTCGTCGGGATACATGGGCCGGTCCAACCTTTGCCGTCTGTTGCCTGGTGTACTCCACTC
This genomic window contains:
- a CDS encoding universal stress protein, which produces MQKPSHRFAEIVLGVDAREPAAAALRLAFDCALLWGARLRAVHAWRYPSCAAELPFGIPEEDRGVWEDHEVQLLSDALRPWREKYPEVPVLEDVRHLPPADALVRQSTDAELVIVGRGRDGRLGAVARNVLRDAAGPVVVVPVQGRMASVL
- a CDS encoding GAF domain-containing protein; translation: MGGSQETAEARVRLPQLRLDELLEELQARLDAARGTRDRVHSLLEAVLSVGRELDLEQALHSIVEAAAALVDAQYAALGVIGPDGKRLSAFHTVGVSDEQIAEIGPYPEGHGILGELIRHPEPLRLSKLSDHSASYGFPPHHPPMNTFLGVPIRVREQVFGNLYLTEKRGGAQFDEEDEAVLSTLAVAAGVAIDNARLYEDSRLRERWLRANAEITHRLMSGGARAEVLRPIADRARENTGAALALVAMPMPDTDSLTVELAVGTEAEAHRGLVLPVEGSLIGHAFTGASPVTSADVSRDERVAGAAERFGGLGPAVAVPIGSGTEGVRGVVLLVRETGRTPFTDKEIEPLRGFAAQAAVAMELAERRQDAEEIAVLKDRDRIARDLHDLAIQRLFATGMTLQSAGRLIEHAEASERVVRAVDDLDETIKIIRSTIFGLRSREGGAGSGLRARAVRVVGEAATVLGFAPSIRMEGLVDTDVPREIADDVIAVLSEALTNVARHARAGRADVVLETDGREVRLTVSDDGVGIPAEGRRSGLRNLADRAEGYGGDLTIDCPATGGTTLVWRVPVGN
- a CDS encoding pyridoxamine 5'-phosphate oxidase family protein; protein product: MYVDNARPVPAEPRRSIGIDSAEALRLLGSVSVGRIVFTQHALPTIRPVNHVLIDGDIVIRTHAGAALTSRTRQAPQAGVVVAYQADAIDPDTHLGWSVVVTGYAHLVTEPAELARYQALLRPWVDRTMDYAVRIHPDLVTGLRLTAAKA
- a CDS encoding phosphoketolase family protein, coding for MSVDTKQASAELTDDELKALDAHWRAANYLSVGQIYLLANPLLTEPLRPEHVKPRLLGHWGTSPGLNLVHTHLNRIIRTRGRDALCVWGPGHGGPAVLANSWLEGTYSETYPDVSRDAAGMERLFRQFSFPGGVPSHVAPETPGSIHEGGELGYSLSHAYGAALDNPDLLVACVIGDGEAETGPLAASWHSNKFLDPVHDGAVLPILHLNGYKIANPTVLARLPEAELDELLRGYGHAPIHVTGDDPMTVHRAMAAAMDDALERIDAIQSSAREDGVTQRAHWPVIVLRTPKGWTGPAEVDGLPVEGTWRSHQVPLSAVRDNPEHLRQLEAWLRSYHPRELFDDQGRPSEQVLSCVPEGTRRLGATPHANGGLLVRELPLPELESYAVEVDKPGATMHEPTRVLGDVLEYVMHRTRERRDFRIVGPDETASNRLQAVYGASGKAWQAQTLPVDEHLERHGRVMEILSEHTCQGWLEGYLLTGRHGLFSCYEAFVHIVDSMVNQHIKWLRTTRRLPWRAPIASLNYLLTSHVWRQDHNGFSHQDPGFVDHILNKSPEAVRVYLPPDTNTLLSVADHVLRSRDYVNVVVAGKQPCFDWLSMDQARVHCARGAGIWDWAGTEDGGREPDVVLGCAGDVPTQEVLAAVQLLRRHLPDLAVRVVNVVDLARLLPQEEHPHGMPDAEYDALFTRDKPVIFAYHGYPWLIHRLAYRRAGHAHLHVRGYKEIGTTTTPFDMVVRNDLDRYRLVMDVIDRVPGLAVRAAAVRQRMEDARLRHHDWIRAHGTDLPEVADWTWDG
- a CDS encoding universal stress protein; its protein translation is MTRRVVVGVDGSLIAVRALDWAAEEAERRGAALHIVYAVPDRDEAEPVLASAEARMRDHHPRLTVTTASAQGSAVRALARESEGADLTVVGTRGLGRFTGAVFGSVSLRLAAHTHGPLLVVRGDHRCDGGREVLLGLESDSDADAAAYAFQEAERRGVRLRVLHAWTHRHTTPELPPIAGTSRGQQEAARREAAEEAVPRFDVAELRRRYTGVGVDSLTVRTAPAHALLEATRQAGLVVVGAHRHGHADEPRLGTVGHTLLHRSHCPVVVVPTR
- a CDS encoding pyridoxamine 5'-phosphate oxidase family protein, producing MYPDDGFRELNRQECLRLMAGTPVGRIVHTRQALPAVLPVNFCLDDRGGVLLRTAADSELVRAVDGVVVAFETDEVDAVARSGWSVVVTGRADVVTDPAEHARLCRVGPRSWAPSPEEVFVRIEPELVTGRQLTGGRTLYGTRLHV